In a genomic window of Gigantopelta aegis isolate Gae_Host chromosome 9, Gae_host_genome, whole genome shotgun sequence:
- the LOC121381538 gene encoding putative nuclease HARBI1, producing MKLAITLRHLATEIPIATLQYEFRVARNTICLLVKEVCDALVMELKNEVIVCPVDRGTWEEVAEEFLMRWNVPHAYGALDGKRVAIRKPPKTGTMYYNYKGFFSVVLMAVVDADYKFMWIDVGGFGSQSDAQIYNQSELKECLEDGSIGLPPPSLLPNDIQDFPYFLLGDDAFGLRTYLMKSYSGRQLTREEMIANYRISRARRVVENAFGIMAQRWRVLLSTMQQMPVTVQTIVEACVCLHNFIRLRNPSHSEHSSGC from the coding sequence ATGAAGCTTGCCATCACACTGCGTCATCTGGCAACAGAGATTCCTATTGCCACCTTGCAATATGAATTCCGGGTAGCCAGAAACACAATTTGCTTGTTGGTGAAAGAAGTCTGTGATGCCTTGGTCATGGAGCTCAAGAATGAAGTCATCGTATGCCCTGTTGACAGAGGCACTTGGGAAGAAGTTGCTGAGGAGTTCCTGATGCGCTGGAATGTCCCACATGCCTATGGAGCCCTGGATGGGAAACGTGTTGCCATCAGAAAGCCTCCTAAGACTGGAACCATGTACTACAACTACAAAGGCTTCTTTTCAGTCGTCCTAATGGCCGTGGTAGATGCTGATTACAAATTCATGTGGATAGATGTTGGTGGTTTTGGAAGCCAGTCTGATGCCCAGATCTACAACCAGTCAGAACTGAAAGAATGCTTAGAAGATGGCTCCATTGGACTCCCTCCACCTTCCCTCTTGCCAAATGATATCCAGGACTTTCCCTATTTCCTGCTGGGAGATGACGCTTTTGGTCTCCGCACATACCTCATGAAGTCATATTCAGGCCGTCAACTGACAAGAGAAGAAATGATTGCGAACTACAGGATCTCTAGAGCCAGACGTGTGGTCGAAAATGCCTTTGGTATTATGGCCCAGAGATGGAGAGTCCTCTTGTCAACAATGCAACAGATGCCAGTGACTGTACAGACCATCGTTGAAGCGTGTGTGTGCCTTCACAACTTCATCCGTCTCCGAAACCCCAGCCATTCAGAACATTCAAGTGGATGCTGA
- the LOC121381314 gene encoding uncharacterized protein LOC121381314, producing the protein MGNVWSYFFRKTSTRVTSSMTIAADGTTEISVSASGRAKDAKMTVKTTEPNSTTNTTEINANGCTGHISMSVTVQKEADEIKNSAIVSGSMESGRIRATTFNGKETVRMKAKGENLSPSGMFKSASELSVSRSKKGQGESKCSSMVSGSVDRLESSVYTERDDDSRVFAKSATEKMRPSRFGSMPSVKVSHEEGASREDTLSVNSDGGTGKGNTQMIIKTKDGKEMTAHTKMG; encoded by the coding sequence ATGGGGAACGTGTGGAGTTATTTTTTCCGAAAGACGTCTACAAgagtgacgtcatcgatgaccATTGCTGCAGACGGCACCACTGAGATATCTGTCAGTGCTAGTGGGCGGGCAAAAGACGCTAAAATGACTGTCAAAACCACAGAACCAAATAGCACAACTAATACCACAGAAATCAACGCGAACGGATGCACCGGACACATATCCATGTCGGTGACTGTACAGAAAGAAGCAGACGAGATAAAGAATTCAGCGATCGTTTCAGGATCCATGGAATCGGGAAGAATCAGGGCGACCACATTTAATGGTAAAGAAACTGTGCGTATGAAGGCGAAAGGAGAAAATCTGTCTCCAAGTGGAATGTTCAAGTCTGCGTCAGAACTATCAGTATCGAGGTCCAAGAAGGGCCAAGGAGAATCGAAATGTTCTTCGATGGTTTCTGGCTCTGTGGATCGGTTGGAGTCATCCGTGTATACGGAAAGAGACGATGATAGCCGAGTCTTCGCGAAATCTGCGACGGAAAAAATGCGGCCATCACGGTTTGGGTCCATGCCATCAGTGAAAGTTTCACACGAAGAAGGGGCATCAAGGGAAGACACACTCTCGGTTAACAGCGACGGTGGAACCGGCAAAGGCAATACCCAGATGATCATTAAAACTAAAGATGGGAAGGaaatgacagcacataccaaaatGGGTTGA